The Vairimorpha necatrix chromosome 1, complete sequence genome contains a region encoding:
- a CDS encoding ricin B lectin (PTP6c), which produces MILIFLCKTLQFYIKHLNEDRFIKGSYSNSDVNSVAKSDVSSNKDFFAVVSMGEGMLVIKTSNGKAVWDIGNAWTLTYNNNVHKKDNQHFYFSLIEPKTFIIKNRGKCIEYDKNDDKYYSKNCTLQDNQKFQVLEDKNEAVDFLYSKAKGKLNYKQKSNKKIKTMKIIILHRL; this is translated from the coding sequence ATgattctaatatttttatgtaaaactTTACAATTCTACATAAAGCATCTTAACGAAGACCGATTTATAAAAGGTTCGTATAGTAATAGCGATGTAAATTCTGTTGCGAAATCAGATGTAAGTTCAAATAAGGATTTTTTTGCGGTAGTTAGTATGGGCGAGGGAATGcttgtaataaaaacaagTAATGGAAAAGCTGTATGGGATATTGGCAATGCATGGACATTAACATACAACAATAATGTGCATAAGAAGGATAAtcaacatttttatttttcattaattgaaccaaaaacatttataattaaaaatcgAGGTAAATGTATTgaatatgataaaaatgatgataaatattattcaaaaaattgtaCTCTTCAAGACAATCAGAAATTCCAAGTCCTGGAAGATAAAAATGAGGCAGTtgattttctatattctaAAGCCAAAGGAAAACtgaattataaacaaaaatctaataaaaaaattaaaacaatgaaaataattatactTCATAGATTATAA
- a CDS encoding ricin B lectin (PTP6d) has translation MILLFLCSTLQFYIKHLNEDRFMKGSLSNGDVTSVMKSDLGPNDDFSVINSWGDGVQGMRSSNGQAVWDIGNAWTLTYNRDAHRKDNQRFYLSLIAPKTFVIKNRGKCIEYDKNDDKYYSKACTLQDNQKFQVLKDKDELDPKPKFTDKSKIGTSEKRKILILHDDDGHHHHRENEHEHEHFGNRHHSHLRRRRFEHH, from the coding sequence ATgattctattatttttatgtagtACTTTACAATTCTACATAAAGCATCTTAACGAAGACCGATTTATGAAAGGTTCGTTAAGTAATGGCGATGTAACTTCTGTTATGAAATCAGATTTAGGTCCAAATGATGATTTTTCTGTTATAAATAGCTGGGGCGATGGAGTACAAGGAATGAGATCAAGTAATGGACAAGCTGTATGGGATATTGGTAATGCATGGACATTAACATACAACAGAGATGCGCATAGGAAAGATAATCAacgtttttatttatctttaattGCGCCGAAAACATTTGTAATCAAAAATCGAGGTAAGTGTATTgaatatgataaaaatgatgataaatattattcGAAAGCTTGTACTCTTCAAGACAATCAGAAATTTCAAGTTCTTAAAGATAAAGACGAATTGGATCCTAAACCGAAGTTTACTgataaaagtaaaattggAACTAGTGAGAagagaaaaatattaatactTCATGATGATGATGGTCATCATCATCATAGGGAAAATGAACATGAACATGAACATTTTGGGAATAGACACCATTCACATTTAAGAAGAAGACGTTTTGAACATCattga
- a CDS encoding ricin B lectin (RBL4c) — MNTLIIHLLLLTFIHSNLVSFTNKKSGLSLCCKNRINIYGCSEKEDTIQALINHEEGGKISIEVPKHNNYVFYPIESPQILSLWQNQAGIDNEIDIVLYKDEDYMIMKNGKCFGYNEKDNNFVESECFDSGSMFNIKFENDEKDEIENETYKEEEEGQSDVVEEYRPKKHKHSCSHKKRHYIPMDN, encoded by the coding sequence atgaaCACACTTATTATCCATTTATTATTACTAACCTTTATCCATTCAAATCTAGTATCGTTTACTAACAAAAAATCTGGTTTAAGTTTATGCTGCAAAAACCGTATTAATATATACGGATGTTCTGAAAAAGAAGATACAATCCAAGCCTTAATTAACCACGAAGAAGGTGGTAAGATATCTATCGAAGTACCAAAACACAATAATTATGTATTTTATCCAATAGAATCACCACAAATTTTGAGCTTATGGCAAAACCAAGCAGGTATTGATAACGAGATTGATATAGTGTTGTATAAAGATGAAGATTATATGATTATGAAAAATGGGAAATGTTTCGGGTATAATGAAAAAGATAATAACTTTGTTGAGTCTGAATGTTTTGATAGTGGATCaatgtttaatattaaatttgaaaatgatGAAAAAGACgaaattgaaaatgaaacttataaagaagaagaagaagggCAGTCAGATGTTGTTGAGGAATACCGGcctaaaaaacataaacaCTCATGTTCTCACAAGAAAAGACATTATATTCCAATGGACAATTAA
- a CDS encoding tubby-related protein 1, translating into MTCPHFNMLTLDKPLKINITCQGIITIISPYEFEYKNSLTKNILTGLRRFCGFEIIENGKSVCILKSNFLGSFYYNKDLEITYKTSFFRKRRPRSFLVRLSYLILRNKEPLFNLESQSYSLNFNGRVSVPSVKNFQLVHPTDNTYNILTFGKIGEKRFVLDYRYPLSALTAFCICLAALDRKYLCD; encoded by the coding sequence ATGACTTGTCCCCACTTTAATATGCTGACCCTTGACAAGCCCCTTAAGATTAATATAACTTGTCAAGGTATAATAACCATTATATCTCCCTACGagtttgaatataaaaactcTCTTACTAAGAATATCTTAACAGGCCTCAGAAGATTCTGTGGCTTCGAGATCATAGAAAATGGGAAGAGTGTCTGCATTTTAAAGAGTAATTTCTTAGGgagtttttattataataaagatttaGAGATTACATATAAGACATCTTTCTTTAGAAAGAGAAGGCCTAGATCTTTCTTAGTTAGACTTAGTTACTTGATATTGAGGAATAAAGAGCCCTTGTTTAATTTAGAGAGTCAGTCTTATTCCTTGAATTTTAATGGGAGGGTGAGTGTCCCGAGTGTAAAGAACTTCCAGTTAGTTCATCCTACAGATAAtacttataatatattgaCATTTGGGAAGATAGGGGAGAAGAGATTTGTACTGGATTATAGATATCCCTTATCTGCCTTGACAGCCTTCTGTATATGTCTAGCGGCCCTAGACAGGAAGTACCTATGTGACTAG
- a CDS encoding ribosomal protein eS24 gives MAANCELEILLQKSNSLLSRKELSLKIHHEESPVPQKKVITDKLSKLFQTKNDNIVVYDITNTPGTHTSIGRVNIYSNQDDMKRVEKSYMVARKTGETSIRKPRRTRKDERKKAYKRFGTVKRAMKKAERKNK, from the coding sequence atggcTGCAAATTGTGAacttgaaattttattacaaaaatcaaattctCTTCTTTCCCGTAAAGAACTCAGTCTCAAAATCCACCACGAGGAGTCACCCGTGCCCCAGAAGAAAGTCATCACTGACAAGCTCAGTAAGCTCTTCCAGACTAAGAATGATAATATAGTAGTATATGATATTACTAATACTCCTGGTACACATACCAGTATAGGAAGAGTGAATATTTACAGTAACCAGGATGATATGAAGAGAGTAGAGAAGAGTTACATGGTGGCAAGGAAGACAGGGGAGACAAGTATAAGGAAGCCCAGACGGACTAGAAAAGATGAGAGGAAGAAAGCTTATAAGAGATTTGGGACAGTGAAGAGAGCGATGAAGAAAGCCGAGAGgaagaataaataa
- a CDS encoding putative SP-containing protein, with protein sequence MIFLIFYITAILSTYDAFIVPHENNVEIYINIKQTDPAAIYFISDLTAEDCVKDSVNIDDKSSDLGKSYMQNFFKPLTSEEKRTLYDLLNLHSILNLKDKARADLFKSGECLLMAKIPYDKNKICIDRVTTLDLLTANTYSRSKDIVLHKEREFYKLEFCDSYDYNENYLYPLISSSYHENIAKFKFYNPTEILKDLYYNKENDINVSNKLIPKNNKRGRMQRRCRLFSKQFEEDEIFDWKNPKNNEQITTEKLDQNENKKKFLRSRDLSRQKLREETCEVSAKKECSNGGNNYNQSVDKEEKAQNNEEVIKEATNNRLKNKYRCI encoded by the coding sequence AtgatatttcttattttttatattactGCAATACTTAGTACTTACGATGCATTTATAGTTCCACATGAAAATAATGTCGAAAtttacataaatataaaacaaaccGATCCGGCTGCGATTTATTTCATATCAGATTTAACAGCTGAAGATTGCGTAAAAGATTCTGTAAATATCGACGATAAAAGTTCGGATCTAGGTAAAAGTTATatgcaaaatttttttaagccATTAACTTCAGAAGAGAAAAGAACTTTATATGATCTCTTGAATCTTcattcaattttaaatctaaaagATAAAGCCAGAGCAGATTTATTCAAAAGTGGTGAATGTTTACTAATGGCTAAGATTccatatgataaaaataaaatctgtATTGATAGAGTAACAACTTTGGATTTACTAACAGCAAACACTTATTCAAGAAGTAAAGATATTGTGTTACATAAAGAGAgagaattttataaactaGAATTTTGCGATTCCTATGATTACAATGAGAATTACTTGTATCCACTTATTTCCTCATCGTATCATGAAAATATagcaaaatttaaattctaTAATCCGACAGAAAtcttaaaagatttatattacAATAAGGAAAACGATATAAATGTTTCTAATAAACTTAttccaaaaaataataaaagagGACGAATGCAAAGACGTTGCCGCTTGTTTAGTAAACAATTTGAAGAAgatgaaatttttgattggaaaaatccaaaaaataatgaacaAATTACAACTGAAAAACTTGACCAAaacgaaaataaaaaaaaatttctaagaTCAAGAGATTTATCAAGACAGAAATTACGGGAAGAAACTTGTGAAGTTTCAGCGAAGAAAGAATGTTCAAATGGAGGcaataattataatcaAAGCGTTGATAAAGAAGAGAAGGCTCAAAATAATGAAGAAGTTATTAAAGAAGCTACTAACAACCGCCTTAAAAACAAGTACAGATGTATTTGA